The Brassica napus cultivar Da-Ae chromosome C1, Da-Ae, whole genome shotgun sequence DNA segment gattAATCACATCCTTGAAAATAATACTAATTTTGTTTGTATGATCTGTGTAATTGTGTGATGCAAACAGGGTTAGGCGTTCTTCTGTGGATAAAAGTGGTTCAAAGAAGATGAATCATTGCAACCTTCAGCAGAACGCCTTCATGTCCTCCCATGACGAGTCCAGAGGATTTGTTGTTCCTGTCTCTTCTGTTGTTTGTCCTAAGCCCCGTCGCGTTAGCATTCTCTCCAATAACGTTATTCATCCGTTGAGATCACATTCTAGGTATCTTAAAGCTtatttcttttgtcttttttccCCCCACAATtatcatatatttaattttccagaagaaacaaaaaaaaaaaacgaaatgctgaatttttactttgtttttttaattggatTTAACAGTCAACCAGGAGCAGCTGATGTATGTGATTCTCAAGCCGGGGCAGAGCTTTTGGACATCCTTCGTAGAAaggtttctctcttttcttttaatgtCGTGCTTTGTCTATTTGATTTCACTATGTTTCAACTCGTAGCTATGTAGTTCCGTTTATAGCTATTATTGTGTCTTCTGATCTAAACTTTGTTTCTCTTGTCTTGTTCTTTCTCTTTAGGAAGAAACATTGTCTGGTGTAGCTTCATCACCTCCATTCTTCCTCGGGTCTCCCCCAAGCAGAGCATCAAACCCGTTAGCTCAAGATGCACGATTTGGAGATGAGAAGCTCAACCTTCTTTCACCCTCACTCTCAACATTCCTCACATCTCCTTCTCCATCGCCATCTCGTGTCAAAGGAGGGGGctgtggtggtcgagtgaagtaCGGGCTTAAACCGGCAGCTGTCAGAGTTGAAGGGTTCAACTGCTTAAACAGGGACCGCCAAAGCTCAAACATATCTGCCATGGCttagaagaagaacaaagaagaaggaacagAGATTCACAAAGTGTAAATAAAATCCAGAATCAAGACTATATTTATCTTTGAAGATCAGTCTACATCACCAGTTAAGCCTTTGACCACAGTTTTCTTTAACTTTGAGGTCaatatttgtgtatatatatataacggtAACAACAAAGATGTGTTATATTGAGTCTCGTTGTAACATATTAAAACCAATTTGGAGTCTTtgttccttttccttttttgtcTGTAAAAAGCTTGTATATTAACGTTTTTTTCTTTATGGAGATTCTCAATCTTTGTAAAATGTAACTTGgataaatttcataaatatgaATGCTCTGTATTATTCAAACAAGTTTCTGTATTGGAGCCTAATTCACTTGTCACGTACGTATAGACATAATGAATGATATGGAGTTGTCCGTCGGTGAAGTGCGAAGAAGATTCGTAACGTAACACTTACGAGTTACTGAGTTACGGTCTATTCAACGACGAAGTTTCCTTCGATGTTGTGCCGTGGACAAAACTCATATGGACTAATTGAAACAATGGAAACTAggttttgattaattaatttatcgTGTTTTGAAACTCATAAAGTCTCAGCCAAAAACCATCAAACCAGAACTACGTGTGGTTGCAgcagataatatatataacaccTGATTATGCATGTATGCAGCAGTATACATAAATGTCATGAgtgtttcgaaaaaaaaaaaaaaacataaatgtcatatgctttctatttctttttgttaaatgttatatatggtAACCTAATCAAGtttcaataattacaaaatctatactattttcTTATTCAAATTCAGTCTACAAAagattaatttcattttaaatgtaatCAATGCTTTTGTAAAAATATAGTATGTGAGAAATCACATTCTGAAAATGTCCAAGGTTTCACAATATTGAGATTAGTTAAAGTTGTTAGCATATCAACGCTGATTTTTACAGCAGTTGTCTAAACTACACTAAAGGTCATTacagattagaaaaaaaaaagattacgcTGTTTTAAAGGACGTTTTAAATAAACCGTCGGCGACACGATCCGCCCACAGTCACAAAGAAGAAAAGATCAAAACCAGAAACCAGAACTAGTTTTCGGACAGATTATAAAGCAGTATTTAGACACGGGATTCTTTTCCCGAAAACCAGGAGCTAAGGGTGGGCCCAGCTTCCTCAAATAACTCAAATCCCATCTGACTCAGATGTGGCGATTCGACCAAACTTTCTGACGCGCGTGCGTTAAACCCACGACCTCTCCCATTTAtcacagtttttaataaagaggAACAGAGACATCATGATTAGACCAATTTTAAAGTGTACACGATTTTACAAAATACGCAAAATCCATCTAAAATAGTTTATTATCTGTAacaaaatacattattaattgGCCCGAAGTTCAATCTACTATGCTACTCCAtggtttttataactttatatccACACATTATCTACATTTAGTATTTAAATGTTTTGGTACAAATCAATCGTAGATACGAAATTTTAGATTGTTTAATTTATCCACCAATCACCTGATCACTCTTTTCAGGACACGCGCGTGGGAGATGAGAGTGTGCATGAAACAAAACTTGGGGAAGGAACACAAGAAGTGAAACTTTGAACCAGGAATTAAAAAACCGCGGCGGGGGAAAATGgaagagaaagaaataaaattaaataaagacAAGGACAAAACAGCCTTTGTCTTTAGAAAAACAGCTCTTTATCtcattttctttgtcttttctcttcttccctgGTTTTATATCTCAGCTCCCAAAAATCCAGGGGCTTATTGTCAACGTACTCAATCCCTTAAAGCTATCTCTTCCTTATATAATCATTGAATCTCCTTCACCACTTCCCACAAAATATCCCACAAATCTaacaaaaccgaaccaaattaaTCTTCAAATCCTGTTTTACTCTATCAGCTGTTTACTCTTGGGAAAATTGAAAACTagcagaaaaataaaagatgcGGATGAGCTGTAATGGATGCAGAGTTCTTAGAAAAGGGTGTAGTGATGATTGTAGTATAAGACCGTGTTTGGGCTGGATCAAATCTCCCGAAGCGCAAGCAAACGCAACCGTGTTTCTCGCCAAGTTCTATGGCCGCGCTGGACTCATGAACCTCATCAACGCCGGTCCCGATCACCTTCGTCCTGGTTAGTTATTTTCCATATTAAAACTCGCCGTAACTGTTTTGATTACGACGGCTGTTTTAACGGGCTTTGCCTGAAATGTTCCAGGAATTTTCCGGTCGTTGTTGCATGAAGCCTGCGGGAGGATTGTGAACCCGATCTACGGTTCGGTGGGTTTGCTATGGTCGGGAAACTGGCAGCTGTGCCAAGCCGCCGTGGAAGCGGTGATGAAAGGTGAGCCGATCACGGAGATGGCCACAGATGCGGCGACGAGCGGGCAAGGTCCGCCGCTGAAAATGTATGACATCCGACATATATCTAAGGACGAGAACTCCCCCGCCGCAGCAGCAGCTGCTGGATCGACCGATCGGAAACGAGGAAAAACTCGCCGGGCAAAGCGGGTCGCCGCCGTCGCTAAACCGGCGGAATCCGGCGGCGGAGAGGCTAGTCACCACTCGTCGTTGAGTCACCAGTCTGAAGTGGTGGTGGCTCCTCACGAGGGAGAGAGCAAAGAAACGGAGAGCAATAACTCGGAGGTCATGACGTTCTCGCCGCCGGCTGTACAAGGCTCCGGTGAGATCAAGCTTGATCTAACTTTAGGTCTGGAGCCGGTGTCACGTGCGGATCACGTGGTACCTGTTAAGAAGAGGAAGATGGGAGTGTTTAGCACGTGGCAGGAGGAGAGCTCGTGTAAGACTGACCTTGTGCTCTAAATAAGCTCTTAACTATTCCTTCCTTAGAAGTTTTGCCCGCATTGGCTCAGTTCTGATACCATTGAGCTATGccgataactttttttttttttttgttctctattTCCCTCTTTAATTTGCAATTTCCCTGGTGATGAAAGACAGAGCAATGTACAAACTTATTTACTGAgataaaattcaatatttggCTATAAGATTTTGTTACTTTTCTGTGTGTGATTATTATACCAAAGCTAAGATAAAATGGCCACAGTGAGTGGATTCATCCTACTACACATTTGTGGGCTTAATCTtctaaatattaataaacattttaggCCTATCTTTTGACGAACGTATTATGGAAACTGTCAATGGCACAGAAGGAAGGATGACGTATATTTTGGTGtatattatatagttatttCACTGTTAGTCGTAGTTGAATTGGCTCTTCTTCTCATTGGcattgaattgttttttttttcactgtgATTCTGCCTCTACTAATTGTTTTTACGGTTTGGAAACTCACAACATTTGAATTTTATAAGATTTCGTTTCTTTCTGAACCAACTGTTGCTTGTTTGCTTGAGCTTCCACGATCTTTTGCTTGAACTTTCTAACTACAATTACTGTTTGTTtgtacttatttatttattattattgcatTTCTGATTATCATATATGAGGTTGCTAGTTTGTTGGTTGTAGAAGTAGATGTAACTAAAGAAATTATTGTTGACCATGTTTTTGACTATTTTCTTGGTAACTTATGTTTCTGAAGAAGTTTTATCTCTTGCAATTTATTATTTGTGTATTTCTACTACGAAATTAAGAATGAGAAGATGCCTAGTGTGTATATATTTCAACGTAAGTCTCTACTGAGTTCAACTAGAGTTTTCCGTTATATGATGATTCGGCTTCGTTTGGCTACGTTGTAATGTTCAACCTTGCATGTTTGTCAGATTATTAGATTCTTCCTGCACATTACACGTTCTCTACATTCTGAAGCCTGAGGAACCTATTGGTCTGTTTATGGTTGAGAAAATTCACATGCACCGTAAATTTGATGTTGACACACGATTGGTAATGCCTAATGTGTTCTCACTCTAGTAGAAGGACTTATGTATTGGATTAAATCCGTTTTTACTCTGTAGCACCAGTTGGTGCATAACTCTTTTAAGATTTGTGAATGCAAGGTTTGatcaaaagaacaaaaaaaaaatgttgagaTGATTTGAATGAGTttatattgtgtttttattttagtagtATGAATCTTTGAGTGTTACAAAAAAGTATGAATcttttaatctatttattttattttaagtcatCTACTTTTACTTCTATTGTTAAGTGTTTTTTTCAGACCGTTTCATATTTTGTATCGATCAGATCTCAAGTAGTTTAAAATCTGTCACTTTTTATCTCCAACAACACCAATCATAAGATTTTGAGTCATCATCAGAATGGTACAAACCAAAAACgcgatataaaaataaaaatacaacataatgTGTTTCCTTTTCAGGGAATTAATAACTCAGAGACGTTTCAACAGTTCTGCAACGAAACTGTCTCTAGGAACACCTTTAACTTCCTCCTCACTTCCCTTGAGGATCTTCTTCAATGTTACAACACCTTCACTGAGTTCTGTCTTGCCTACAATCACCATCCAAGGAATCTCAGAACCCGTGCTCATAGCACGATCAAAATGCTTTCCTCTCCTTTTGTTCACAAGATACTCTGCATTGATATCAGCTTCCCATAACTGACTAGCCAGTTCTGCAGCTTCACCTAGCTTATTATCCTCCATTATACTTACCAAAACCTGTGTCTCGGTAGATTGAACAACCTCAAttcatacaaaacaaaaaaaagttagaaaaaaaaacatcttaggACAACAACAAGAAAAAAGAGCATTAACACTTCGGGAAGTAATAACTTACTCGTGTTTTTCTCTCTTccagtttttgtttcttttccaaTATGTTAAACACTCTCTCGATCCCCAGGCTCATGCCAACCGCAGGGACTATCTCTTTTCCAAACATTCCTATAAGGTTATCGTATCGACCACCAGCAGCAATTGATCCAACCTCAGCTCCTATACAAACGGCTTCAAAGATGACCCCGGTGTAATAATCTAGACCTCTAGCTAGACTTAGATCAAAGACCACTCTCCCACTGCACTTTGATCTCTCTAGAGCTTCAAACATTATACTCAACTCATCAAGAGCTTCTTTCGATGACTTGTTACCTAAAAACTCGCTCCCTTCTTCTCTCAGTTTATTCAACAGCTCCATAGGAGCTCCTTTCTCCTTGACAAAGCTGCCTATTCTGTCTGCAACCTCTGAAGACAAACCTTTCTCCTCCACCATCTCTCTCTTCACTTGCTCAAATGTTTGCTTGTCTAACTTATCGATACTCGAGCATATGGTCCTGAATTTCTCAGCTGGTACTCCACATATCTCCAGCATCCCATCAAGCAGCTTTCTGTGGTTCAGTTTCACCACATAGTCTCCAATCTCGAGTTTATCAAGAAGCTCAGTTAAAATCTTGACGACTTCGAAATCAGGTCCCATTGGTTCAGACAAACCAGCGATATCGAAATCACACTGATAAAACTCTCTGTACCTCCCGTGAGATGGATTGTCTCTTCTGTACACCTTTGCTATTTGGTATCTTTTGATCGATGTGATACCATTCATAGCACAATACCGTGCAAATGGAACTGTTAAATCATATCTTAAAGAGCATAGCTCTCCACCCTgcaattaaattttaacatcATTATCTACAAAAACAGATTTTAAATTAGCAGGTAAGTTTTAACCTGATCAGCAAGATCGTAGATCAGCTTTGAGTCTTCTCCATACTTCCCCATGAGTGTCTCTCTCAATTCAAATACAGGAGTGTCAAGTGCAGTTGCACCATGTTTCTTGAAAACATTCTGTATGATTGAAAATGCTTTTTCTCGGATTATCATCTTTCCTTGAGCAAAATCTCGAGTACCCTGTCAATAGTATCAAACAAATGAGAAAATAGATAAGACTACTTTGATGCTGAGATCTCTCACAGTTTTTACCTTTGGAAGCTTAGGAAGTCTCCTGTTTTCATTACTTTCTACAATCTCTTTCACTTTGGCCAACAAGTCATCAAAACCGTGACTCTCCGGATTATAAAGATTCAAAATTTGCTCCACCTGGTCACCACCATTTGCTGCCTCACTACTACTCACCAATCTCTCTTTGATAAACTCGATAACTACGCTTGTCCCCTTCCCCAAaacagctttcttcttctttttcttatctCCCTTCAACACCTCTTTCTCAGCATCTACGCTCTTCGACTCCTCTTTAGTTGCAAACAAGTCTCCACCAGCAAGTGCAAAATAGGCGGTAGCTGCTTCCAAACCAATGATTCTCCACACAATACCCAAACACTCATTCAACTTATGAGCTAATCTGCAGGGATCCTCTTCGACGAGAGCTAACTTAACACCACTCTTCAGATTCTCATACTCAACACAGCTCTTTTCCAAGAGCAGATTCCTCAGATCCTCATTTACAATGGACTCAAAACACAGCTTAGCACGAAAGAACGAACATTCTCCCAAGCTTTTAATCGGCACACACAAAGCTGACAACGTAGCTCCCAAAGCCTCACCAACTCCAGAGTTCCCACCTCCTGAGTTTAACTCAACCCGAGCATCCGAGTGCACGCTCCTCACCACATCCCTAAACTTCCCATGAATCCTCGGAATCTTCGAAACCTCTTCGATCTCAAACTTCCCAACAGCTTTAGATCCATTCAGCAAAACCTTGAGATCACCAGCGACACTGATCGCGTCTTTGTTACCAAACCCATCTCCAGAATCCAACGAGCTGAACGAAGTGATATCACTTTTGGTAGCCTCACAGCTCAATGCAGCAACAGAGTCAACAATCTGTGACAAAACCGTTGACTTGTGATCTATAACCGAACATACTCCAACCAACGTGGCACACGACTTCTCCAACACGACACTCTCCCCTTCCGTCACTTCCACGTCACCAAACCCGAAAGTCTCATCCTTTGAATTCAGAATCTCCATTATCTTAACCGGAAGAACagaccgaaccgaaccggagtTTGCCAAAAGAAGCTTGTTTAAGAGCACAGCTAGAGAAGCTCGGATCTCTTCCTTCGTTAACTCTTCGGGGATACTAAAGGAGCTTCCTTTGATCAATGGAAGGGGTTTAGTGGAGAATCTCTCGATCGCAGAAGAGTCGATCCGTACGTTAGCGACGCCGGAAGCGACCTTGTAAACGGAGGAAGACGAAAAGGAAGATCCTTTTCCTCCGAGAGTAATCACCGATCTCCTCTCCGCCGCCATTATCACACTAAACTTGCAAAGCAAAGCACGAGAGGTAGAGCGCGAGACAGAAGAAgcttgtttagggttttagttagAGCCTTTGAGTTTATACCGCATGACACGACACATACCAACATCTATTGTAATAATCCCATCTATATTAAAAggaaaaacattaaaactttttttttaactacgtgtcatcaccacaatcatttttagaatctttaaaaaaatttgttggtctataaaaatatataataaactttttattaaactaattataaaataattattaatattttttactttttccttaaacaaaaataatgaaattactaaatatggctaaaatatatacgccaattaataattttgaataataaagatttgataaaaaataatataatttttttcattttattttaatctattaaaataaattaaataatcacattaactatataataaaaaattagattttttgtatatgttatatgttgaaattttaaagacaactataaattaaatgactaaagttgttaaaaatctcacatcgaaatttttttgatccatgtttatttttgttataataagatataaattattacaaaattatataataagaaatttcatttaataaatatcaatatattaatattgtttaaaataaattctgtaccatataaaaataaatatgtattttaattttgaaatttgctttgattttttttgataagaatTTTGAACAAATACTGACAACTTagtatttagttttaaaacttttcataatgtttttaaaattataaatgattaaaactattaaacattcCACAAAACAAATTGTTACCAGTGATTcaaaatttttcttataaaaaatacaaattataaaaatataatatgagtataaaatattatttaatatatatcaatattaaaaatgaactatatatctatgttaatatcattaaaatttaattttatatcatataaaatagaaaaaaatctcTATGAAGCTGCAATTGTTCAAGAAACGCCTTTGATCGTATAAAGACAACTCCTATTCAATAGAGCTATTTGTGCAAGTAATGTTAATAATAAATAGCCTTTATACGATAATATAAAAAGTTAAGtaaatataatgaatttaagtaagggcaaatctccaaaatagcacatttttaagtttatatcacaaaaatagcactcaaaaactaaaatgaccaaaataccattttatcttttgaaaaatttaaatttttttatttttcaaaatttgaaatcttatccccaaaacctcacttctcaactctaaaccctaaaacctaaactctaaaccctaaaccctaaattctaaactctaaaccccacctcttgagtgctatttttgtgacttttggccttgagtgctagtttgagaacaaaaacttgatttagtgctattttggtctttttctctttaagtAATGTTatgtaacattttatttattgaattaataataCTGAGAATCTAAAGTATTAGACTTATCTACTACTTgatctaaataaatatttgtattgtaGTTAAGTTTGTAGGATCGTATAATACAAAATCACTGTAGTGCTTCTTATATTCATCATGATCAAAAGTCACACCAACACAACGCAAATTAAaccattttaagaaaaaaaaaatgcaaataaTAAGAATTAAGAATCATTAACAACTAAATACTAGAGTATATATGTTAAATCATTACAAACACCGGCtattcctaaaaaaaaaattaggtgcACAAAAACTATAGTAAGTATAAATTATGTtagttttttgagaaagggctttTATAGTAAgtataaaatttacaattacaatttatgcatatataaaattagttaataaatatatgaaaaattatgTATGCTTATAtcaaattctaagagaaattttATAAAAGGGAAGGAAAATACCAATGGATTGAAAAAACACATGTATAAGACTGAAAATAATTGTGATTActgtattttcaaaaataataaagacaAATTATAGTTTCTTGTTAGTATTTTCAGGAtgtgaagaaagaagaagaataaacaaaaattaaaattattgcTTTGGATTCAACTCATCTTTACAGAAATCtcgaatacaaaaaaaaaaacacgcaGAGACAACGAACAAAAGAAAATGCATAGTGGTTGTTTGACAttgatatacatttttataacatTACTGTATTATCCTTTTTGTGACTAGCACAGCACTCATGTGTCTCAGTCCGTACAATTAATGTTATtcgttttttcctttttctgttGTTACTGTTTTAATCATGTTTCCCATATGtggaattatatattttgtattgtaCTGGTTAGATTTTTATTCGaactaaaattaatagaaatttgaATTTAGTTACCTCGTTAAATTATCTCACACCAccgtaaaaaaaattaaaatttacgaATCCATTTTAGGAATACGAATATACGGAAATGAATGTCTTAAACCatatattaagtaataattaaaTGTCAATAAACACAACAACGCTATCATTACAcaacccctctctctctctctctatagaaTCCCACTGCTTTGCTTTTCCTCTTCCCTCTGTGCTTTCATTCATTCACCTCCTCCCTCTATCTCTCTCAAATGGTTTCAGCTACTTCAGTCATAGCCTGGTCTATTTCTCTTCACTTCACTTCTAAGAAGTTTCGATTTTTGAGTCACTCTTGCTAAAACTTTGGCTTCTCTCTCttaccatctttttttttaaaatcttttgcAGGGGCTCAGGAGAAGATGGACAACTAGGAATTGGTAGCAACGAAGAGAAGGAATGGGCTTGTGTAGTCGAAGCTCTCGAGCCTTACTCTGTTCGCTCTGTAGTCTCCGGTAGCCGTAACTCCCTCGCCATTTGCGATGATGGAACGGTAATTATCCTAATATCATACATTTGGCTTTATTCAAATGAGATTTTCTCGTGTTTTTAATTGGTATTTATGCATTCTGGGATATGTTTTATAGCTATTTTGTGCCCAAAACAGACCTTTAGAGTTTggttttattataataataagttCTTGTAAGATTTAACGGCATCAATCATAACTGATGAAGCTCTCTGTCTTCGTCTTCTCTTGTGTGAAAAGTCTTCTACGCTCTGAATCTTGATTTAGAAGTTGGTCTATAATGTTAAAAGTTGTTGTCTTAATTCAGTAGTTTGAGTGACTATATTCAAggtttaaaataataactacACTGATACAGATGTTTACATGGGGCTGGAATCAAAAAGGAACATTAGGACACCCACCAGAGACTAAGACTGAAAATATCCCTAGTCGTGTTAAGGCTCTTGCCAATGTCAAGATCACTCAGGTCTCTCATCTTTTTCTTTCAACTTAATTTTATCAAATGGAGCTACCAGTTTTACCATTGAATGTGTTATGTGTTTTCTAATGGATGATAACAGGCAGCAATT contains these protein-coding regions:
- the LOC125580824 gene encoding LOB domain-containing protein 41-like; this translates as MRMSCNGCRVLRKGCSDDCSIRPCLGWIKSPEAQANATVFLAKFYGRAGLMNLINAGPDHLRPGIFRSLLHEACGRIVNPIYGSVGLLWSGNWQLCQAAVEAVMKGEPITEMATDAATSGQGPPLKMYDIRHISKDENSPAAAAAAGSTDRKRGKTRRAKRVAAVAKPAESGGGEASHHSSLSHQSEVVVAPHEGESKETESNNSEVMTFSPPAVQGSGEIKLDLTLGLEPVSRADHVVPVKKRKMGVFSTWQEESSCKTDLVL
- the LOC106364420 gene encoding uncharacterized protein LOC106364420, which translates into the protein MNHCNLQQNAFMSSHDESRGFVVPVSSVVCPKPRRVSILSNNVIHPLRSHSSQPGAADVCDSQAGAELLDILRRKEETLSGVASSPPFFLGSPPSRASNPLAQDARFGDEKLNLLSPSLSTFLTSPSPSPSRVKGGGCGGRVKYGLKPAAVRVEGFNCLNRDRQSSNISAMA
- the LOC106387290 gene encoding histidine--tRNA ligase, cytoplasmic; this encodes MAAERRSVITLGGKGSSFSSSSVYKVASGVANVRIDSSAIERFSTKPLPLIKGSSFSIPEELTKEEIRASLAVLLNKLLLANSGSVRSVLPVKIMEILNSKDETFGFGDVEVTEGESVVLEKSCATLVGVCSVIDHKSTVLSQIVDSVAALSCEATKSDITSFSSLDSGDGFGNKDAISVAGDLKVLLNGSKAVGKFEIEEVSKIPRIHGKFRDVVRSVHSDARVELNSGGGNSGVGEALGATLSALCVPIKSLGECSFFRAKLCFESIVNEDLRNLLLEKSCVEYENLKSGVKLALVEEDPCRLAHKLNECLGIVWRIIGLEAATAYFALAGGDLFATKEESKSVDAEKEVLKGDKKKKKKAVLGKGTSVVIEFIKERLVSSSEAANGGDQVEQILNLYNPESHGFDDLLAKVKEIVESNENRRLPKLPKGTRDFAQGKMIIREKAFSIIQNVFKKHGATALDTPVFELRETLMGKYGEDSKLIYDLADQGGELCSLRYDLTVPFARYCAMNGITSIKRYQIAKVYRRDNPSHGRYREFYQCDFDIAGLSEPMGPDFEVVKILTELLDKLEIGDYVVKLNHRKLLDGMLEICGVPAEKFRTICSSIDKLDKQTFEQVKREMVEEKGLSSEVADRIGSFVKEKGAPMELLNKLREEGSEFLGNKSSKEALDELSIMFEALERSKCSGRVVFDLSLARGLDYYTGVIFEAVCIGAEVGSIAAGGRYDNLIGMFGKEIVPAVGMSLGIERVFNILEKKQKLEERKTRVVQSTETQVLVSIMEDNKLGEAAELASQLWEADINAEYLVNKRRGKHFDRAMSTGSEIPWMVIVGKTELSEGVVTLKKILKGSEEEVKGVPRDSFVAELLKRL